A stretch of the uncultured Desulfobacter sp. genome encodes the following:
- a CDS encoding YceI family protein → MTKKKKNRMNPAVEDYQLTGNYDVGFTAYAPLHTFKGWARQGVEAQMGIDFDAKTISYARASAKTRCFDTGFNDRNKAMADYMQIRKYPESSIELTQVKAFNRLDDARYQINALAILEFMGQRRQLPVDFVITRNGHGFSIDLDYKWSFKAYGLKSPRLLFLTVRDIVDISGKGEFVPITPVS, encoded by the coding sequence ATGACAAAGAAAAAAAAGAATCGTATGAATCCTGCAGTTGAAGACTATCAATTAACCGGCAACTATGATGTCGGTTTTACGGCTTATGCACCATTGCATACCTTTAAAGGATGGGCCCGTCAGGGCGTCGAGGCACAAATGGGCATAGATTTTGACGCCAAAACCATTTCATATGCCAGGGCCAGTGCCAAGACCCGCTGTTTTGACACTGGGTTTAACGACCGGAATAAGGCCATGGCCGATTACATGCAAATCCGGAAATATCCTGAATCAAGTATTGAATTGACCCAAGTAAAGGCGTTTAACCGGCTGGATGATGCCCGCTACCAGATAAATGCCCTGGCTATCTTGGAGTTTATGGGGCAGCGCCGTCAATTACCCGTGGATTTTGTTATTACCCGGAATGGCCATGGATTTTCCATTGATCTGGATTATAAATGGTCATTTAAGGCCTACGGCCTTAAGTCTCCCAGGCTCTTGTTTCTTACGGTCAGAGATATCGTGGATATTTCGGGTAAAGGTGAATTTGTGCCCATAACCCCGGTTAGTTAG